ATAGCCCAATCTTATTGCAGCTTTCACGTGGTCCTGTTTAAGCTTGTTCAAGGGTTTTATCTTTATTTGTGGAGCATTATCCTAGTATATCTTTCTGTTAATGTTAATCCCGTTTTTCAATTTAATGAAATGtctgaataaaataaatagcgGCTCACTATGTTATAATTTGATTGTTGTAGCTAATCAGTGGTGAGCATGTGGGGGCTCTAGCTATGAGTGAACCTAATGGTAACTACTGCTAAATTCAATCCTCATTTTATGTCTctcattatcatattattttcagATGCTAATTCTTCGTTTCCTTTTTCTTTGAGCGGTGAGGTGGTCAGGTGTTACGACTAAGCCAAGGGCTTGTGAATTTTGTGTTATAGTGTAACTGAATAGTTTTGTTTTCATGGTTCAGCTGGATCAGATGTTGTTAGCATGAAGTGCAAAGCTGACCATGTTGAGGGTGGTTATGTTCTGAATGGAAACAAAATGTGGTGCACAAATGGTCCAACGGCTCAGACGCTGGTACTTCTCTTCAATGTTTCTGTCCTTACTTTTTGACTTTACCAACCTTTCGCCTCACTTAATATTGTTTGATTGATATTACTTCCTAAGGAGTTGTCTTTTGTATTACACATattatagataaaaatggaactGTTTTTACGTTGTTAGAAATATATAGTCTTgagaatttgaatttaatttgacATAGCCAATCTGTCAGATGAGATCTCATGCTAAGGAACATGTGAAGACAAATGTCTGTTGATGGGAAGAAGTGTCATATACTACTACACACACACTTTATACCATATGAAAATCAATGTGTTACGGACATTTGAGGAGAAAAAAACCAGTTTCAGCTCTTTTCCTGCAAAGTTGAAGGGCTGATTTCTGGATGAAGCTGATTTGTGACATGTAGTGAGGGTGGGAAAAAATATAGTTGTTTCTTAAGAATTTAAATTAAGtgagaaaaaatagaaatatttatttgtctTCCTGAGAGTAGTAACTTTCTTTGTGCTAAATGAATCATTTGACAAGCAATCCTTTTATTCCAGTTGAATTCGATTCACTACATGGGTTTCAGTAATTGATTTGGATTACAGCCTCGCATAATCACTTATTGTCACTTGGTTGGCACATCTGCAATCGCAGCAGCAATGAATAGTGGATAATCTGTTTACAATGTTCAAGGGCCAATAACTTATTCCAACGTTACTTAAGAACTGAATAGTTGTCACCTAAGTTAATTTGATTAGCTATTGTAAAGTTACTTTCGAAATATACTAATGATTCACCTGCAGAAGTCCATATACTTTCCGCTTTTAGAAAAAGTTCTCGTCTTTCCTGTTCATCCATCCTTTCCCTACATATACAGGTGTATGGTGTTTGTTTGTGCAATCCTCTTACAGTTCAATTTCCCTGATTAGATGAAAATGAGGTCTTTTTTGTTCAAACTTGGCTTTAGAAATAGCCATTTGACATTTTCTCCCATCCTTCTAACTAAGTGCAATCATTGTGTATTTGGCCTTTGTATTTCTGATCTTATTCTGAAAGGGAATACAATTGTAAGGTTCATTTATGAAAATCTATTTCTGGACAGGTTGTTTATGCAAAAACGGATGTCACAGCCGGTTCAAAAGGAATCACAGCATTCATTATCGAGAAGGAAATGACAGGGTATGCACCCTGTACTGATACTACttgaaagaaatgaaaactGAGAAGAGAAGACTTAAAGTTTCTCGTTTTATTTTTTCGTAACTACATGATTGCACGACACAAATAGTAAAGTAtgataaattataacaaaaacacTAGAATCTCCAGGGAGCTTGAGAAATGCTTATTCTTCTTATTGCTGAATATGCAGATTCTCTACTGCCCAGAAATTAGACAAACTTGGGATGCGAGGAAGTGACACGTATGTACATCTTGCCCAAGTGCTGCTCTGTTTGGATTCACATTTTTGTTACTATGTTGAAGGTGGCCTAATAAGTTTACTCTTTAACTGTAGATGTGAGCTTGTGTTTGAGAACTGTTTTGTTCCTGAAGAAAATGTTCTGGGGCAAGTAGGAAAAGGTATGAGTTCTGAGTTAACTTCTATGTTGGCCCAAATATCTTGCCTTATTCCGTTAGGTAAGCTTAAGTCTTTCAGAAGGTAATGGGGTGCGGCAACGTTAGGTAAGCTTAAGTCTGCCAAATATTTTGCCTTGTTCCGTTAGGTAAGCTTAAGTCTCTCAGAATTTCCCTCGGTAATGGGGTGTGGCAATGTTAGGTAAGCTTAGGTCTCCCAAATATCTTGCGTCATTCTGACTCAGTGTTACACCAGACCAGTATAAGGACAGCCAGCATTAGTGAGCTTTAATCCAAACTAGCTAGTAATATGTgtggattttttaaatttttgcatctacttgttttatttcaatttgtaggagttctttctattttcaaatttcttaaaatgtttaaaaccatttaattttttaaaaaaaattgttttcttatAATTCAATTCAATCAAATTATCCAAATTTTAAACTCTGACGTGATATTTTGTCTTATCAAACCAACTTTTCTTCTATTACTTAACCAATTTCCTCCATTATTAATACAATGCCCAAGTCATAATGAATATCTTAAACTCTTTGCCTAGTCAAATACCATCATAGCAATTAAAAGGAGAGTATTCGTTTTCTACGTTAACTCTGCACAGATTGTAGCCTTTTGTGATGAAAGTTATTTTTGGTTCCTAGTCTCTTTCATGATCTCACACATGAGTTATATGAGGAGTGAAGTTCTAGTAGAAGCTAAGTGGACATCATTGGTACCATCTCTCTCAGAAAAAGCTTTTCTACTGCTTCAGGTGTTTATGTCCTGATGTCGGGGCTTGATCTGGAAAGACTTGTTTTGGCATCTGGTCCTGTTGGAATTATGCAAGCTTGTCTTGATGTTGTTCTCCCCTATGTTAAACAACGCGAACAATTTGGTCGACCGATTGGAGAATTTCAATTTGTGCAGGTTATAACTACTGCCTTCTGCTATAATTAAACTTTCCATGGTTCCTGATATTTGTTGGTATAAATTCTTAATATATGTTGCTTATTGACCTGAAAATATAGGGAAAAGTTGCTGACATGTATACATCTATGCAATCTTCAAGGTCTGGTGTTCTTTATTGTCACACTTCttgtccatattttttttccccTAAATCTGATCAATACATGTGCTTGTTCTCTTTCATGAACAGATCTTATCTCTATTCTGTCGCAAGGGAATGTGACAGCGGGACGATTAATACCAAGGTCCTTGCACTAGAAATTTgtgtttgttttcttctttttttagtttctcAAACTTTATCGAAGCTAAAATTTAACCAAACGAACATTTTTCCCCTTTGAACTTAACATGCtttcaattttgtttgtttagGATTGTGCTGGTGTTATACTCTCTGCTGCTGAAAGAGCAACCCAAGTTGCTCTTCAGGTGAGAAACTTTATTCTTTCTGTACCTCTGTGATAATTATATCTTCTACCCATAGGCTGTCAACTCATGTGTCACCCTTAGTTTGGAACTTCTGTTATCTCTTACTGGTTCAATAATATACTGAAAAGGACCGCCATTTCTGACGAGtggattcttcaaaaatctctCTCGTCTTGGCTTATTCCAGTAATACCATGGATTTAAAGGCACACAAATCTCTCGGTCCTGCCTCCATCGTTCACCGAGTTCCAAAAAATGTCCTGTCCCAGAAAGATGATATGCTTATGAGATTGTTGCGTG
The DNA window shown above is from Solanum lycopersicum chromosome 11, SLM_r2.1 and carries:
- the LOC101252846 gene encoding isovaleryl-CoA dehydrogenase, mitochondrial, which codes for MHKLFIARSVKSALFRIRNQQKPQFAAFSTSLLFDDTQKQFKESVAQFAQENIAPHAEKIDRTNYFPQDVNLWKLMGDFNLLGITVPEEYGGLGLGYLYHCIAMEEISRASGSVGLSYGAHTNLCINQLVRNGTHEQKQKFLPKLISGEHVGALAMSEPNAGSDVVSMKCKADHVEGGYVLNGNKMWCTNGPTAQTLVVYAKTDVTAGSKGITAFIIEKEMTGFSTAQKLDKLGMRGSDTCELVFENCFVPEENVLGQVGKGVYVLMSGLDLERLVLASGPVGIMQACLDVVLPYVKQREQFGRPIGEFQFVQGKVADMYTSMQSSRSYLYSVARECDSGTINTKDCAGVILSAAERATQVALQAIQCLGGNGYVNEYPTGRFLRDAKLYEIGAGTSEIRRMIIGRELFKEQ